From a single Bradyrhizobium sediminis genomic region:
- a CDS encoding META domain-containing protein — MISSPKVLPRAAALVLAVVALNAAPARADEGFPFGLEMTLDVARQPGSKRLPTLDIGDAGEVILELWCKGGKGQFSVAGNTVIFVAGPLEDRSCPPARAQADDELVAALGEAATWKRQGDSVSLIGSKTLRFRINTN, encoded by the coding sequence ATGATTTCATCGCCAAAGGTTTTGCCGCGGGCCGCAGCATTGGTGCTGGCCGTGGTCGCACTGAACGCCGCGCCGGCGCGCGCCGATGAGGGCTTTCCGTTCGGGCTCGAAATGACGCTCGACGTGGCGCGTCAGCCCGGATCGAAGCGGCTGCCGACGCTGGATATCGGCGACGCCGGCGAAGTGATCCTCGAGCTGTGGTGCAAGGGCGGCAAGGGCCAGTTTTCGGTGGCGGGCAATACCGTGATCTTCGTCGCCGGGCCGCTGGAGGATCGTTCCTGTCCCCCGGCGCGGGCGCAGGCCGATGACGAACTGGTCGCCGCCCTCGGCGAAGCCGCGACCTGGAAGCGTCAGGGCGATTCCGTGTCCCTCATCGGAAGCAAAACGCTACGCTTCCGCATCAATACCAACTGA
- a CDS encoding ABC transporter ATP-binding protein/permease: MNNIRSTLATVWRIAAPYFRSEDKWAGRALLAAVIATELAIVGITVLLNQWNSRFYNALQERNWDTFVSEIIYFSVLAAIYTIIAVYQLYLNQWLQIRWRQWMTKQYLGEWLHQANHYRMQLQGDAADNPDQRMTDDVKLFVDRTLNIGVGLLSSIVTLASFVTILWGLSNAAPLHLFGADFAIPGYLVWGALIYAVLGTVLTHLIGWPLVGIDFRQQRFEADFRFNLVRVRENSEQIALLRGEDAERERLLVRFGRVVENWLAIMSRTKKLTAFTASYSQASVIFPYILVAPAYFAQKIQLGGMMQTASAFSSVQGALSFFINVYRQLAEWQAVLNRLDGFEAGIAAASALATRDERIHVVEAAGGGAIDLRELTVRLPNGTPLVSADGFSLRKDERTLVTGPSGSGKSTLFRAIAGIWPFGAGSIAVPAKATLMMLPQRPYFPVGSLRGAVEYPGKEGTFSAGQIGSALDAVGLPGLASQLDEHAHWNRMLSLGEQQRLGLARALLHAPQYLFLDEATASLDEPSEAALYQLLRDKLPATTIISIGHRSTLDAFHQRNVVLTRDGDRFALQSGGENTRP; this comes from the coding sequence GTGAACAATATCCGCTCGACGCTCGCGACCGTATGGCGGATCGCTGCCCCCTATTTCCGTTCCGAAGACAAATGGGCAGGCCGCGCGCTGCTCGCGGCGGTGATCGCAACCGAGCTTGCCATCGTCGGCATCACGGTCCTGCTCAATCAATGGAACAGCCGCTTCTACAACGCGCTGCAGGAGCGCAACTGGGACACCTTCGTCTCCGAGATCATCTATTTCAGCGTTCTGGCCGCTATCTACACGATCATCGCGGTCTACCAGCTCTATCTCAATCAATGGCTGCAGATCCGCTGGCGGCAATGGATGACCAAGCAATATCTCGGCGAGTGGCTGCATCAGGCCAACCACTACCGGATGCAGCTTCAGGGCGACGCCGCCGATAACCCCGACCAGCGCATGACCGACGACGTCAAGCTGTTCGTCGACCGGACGCTCAACATCGGGGTCGGCCTCTTGAGCTCGATCGTCACGCTGGCGTCGTTTGTCACCATCCTGTGGGGGCTGTCCAACGCCGCGCCGCTGCACCTGTTCGGAGCGGATTTCGCGATCCCCGGCTACCTGGTCTGGGGCGCGCTGATCTATGCGGTTCTCGGCACCGTCCTGACCCATCTGATCGGCTGGCCGCTGGTCGGTATCGATTTCCGGCAGCAGCGGTTCGAGGCGGATTTCCGTTTCAATCTGGTGCGGGTCCGGGAAAACTCCGAACAAATCGCGCTGTTGCGCGGCGAGGACGCCGAGCGCGAACGCCTGCTGGTTCGCTTTGGACGCGTGGTCGAAAACTGGCTCGCCATCATGAGCCGCACCAAGAAGCTGACGGCGTTCACCGCCAGCTATTCGCAGGCTTCGGTGATCTTTCCCTACATCCTGGTCGCGCCGGCCTACTTCGCGCAAAAGATCCAGCTCGGCGGCATGATGCAGACCGCATCGGCGTTTTCCAGCGTTCAGGGCGCGCTGTCGTTCTTCATCAACGTCTACCGCCAACTGGCGGAGTGGCAGGCGGTGCTGAACCGCCTCGACGGGTTCGAGGCGGGAATTGCGGCGGCGAGCGCGCTGGCAACCCGCGACGAACGGATTCACGTCGTCGAGGCAGCTGGCGGCGGCGCCATCGACCTCAGGGAATTGACGGTCCGTCTGCCGAACGGAACGCCGCTGGTCAGTGCCGACGGATTTAGTTTGCGCAAGGACGAGCGCACGCTGGTCACCGGTCCGTCCGGCTCGGGCAAGTCGACGCTATTCCGTGCGATTGCCGGCATCTGGCCGTTCGGGGCGGGCTCCATCGCCGTTCCGGCGAAGGCGACGCTGATGATGCTGCCGCAGCGGCCGTATTTCCCGGTCGGATCGCTGCGCGGGGCGGTCGAGTACCCCGGCAAAGAGGGGACGTTTAGCGCCGGCCAGATCGGCAGCGCCCTTGACGCAGTGGGATTGCCCGGGCTCGCCTCGCAACTCGACGAGCACGCTCACTGGAACCGGATGCTGTCGCTCGGCGAGCAACAGCGCCTCGGGCTTGCACGCGCGCTGCTGCATGCGCCGCAATACCTGTTCCTCGACGAGGCAACGGCATCGCTCGACGAACCTTCCGAGGCCGCGCTGTATCAGCTGCTCCGGGACAAATTGCCGGCCACCACCATCATTTCGATCGGCCACCGCTCGACGCTCGATGCCTTCCACCAGCGCAACGTCGTGCTTACCCGCGACGGCGACCGGTTTGCGCTGCAGAGCGGCGGCGAGAATACCAGGCCGTAA